In Methanobacterium paludis, the following proteins share a genomic window:
- the pstC gene encoding phosphate ABC transporter permease subunit PstC: MAKKWDEILVEKALFITAISSIAIIVLIVAFIFQQGAPALQQVGILNFIFGMDWDPTNGFYGVFPMIIGTLGITALALLMGVPLSILCSLFLAEVAPDKMRRILTPTIQALAGIPSVIYGFFGLIVLVPIMRVYFGGSGFSMLAASILLTIMILPTITSISEDAFRSIPVEYKEASLALGATQWQTIRKVIFPAALPGVITAIILGMGRAIGETMAVIMVTGNVAQIPGSIFDPVRALTSNIALEMGYATGLHYNALFATGIVLFGMIIILLLIANYIHYKKKVTIGGGYL, from the coding sequence ATGGCAAAGAAATGGGATGAAATTTTAGTAGAAAAAGCACTTTTCATAACGGCAATATCATCTATTGCTATAATTGTCCTTATTGTAGCATTCATCTTCCAGCAGGGAGCTCCTGCATTGCAGCAGGTAGGAATTTTGAATTTTATTTTCGGAATGGACTGGGATCCTACAAATGGATTTTATGGTGTTTTCCCTATGATAATAGGCACATTAGGTATAACTGCATTGGCGCTCCTGATGGGTGTGCCATTATCAATTTTATGTTCATTATTCCTGGCAGAAGTAGCCCCGGATAAAATGAGGAGAATTTTAACTCCTACAATACAGGCACTTGCAGGAATACCATCTGTTATATACGGATTTTTTGGGCTTATAGTCCTTGTACCTATTATGAGGGTGTATTTTGGGGGATCGGGATTCAGTATGTTAGCAGCTTCCATACTCCTAACCATTATGATCCTTCCTACCATAACAAGCATATCTGAAGATGCTTTCAGATCGATCCCGGTTGAGTACAAAGAAGCTTCTCTCGCTCTTGGTGCAACCCAATGGCAAACAATCCGGAAGGTTATTTTTCCTGCAGCACTTCCAGGTGTCATAACTGCAATTATTCTGGGTATGGGAAGGGCTATAGGAGAAACAATGGCAGTCATAATGGTTACAGGAAACGTTGCACAGATTCCGGGTTCAATATTTGATCCAGTGAGAGCTTTAACATCAAACATAGCACTTGAAATGGGTTATGCAACAGGTTTACATTATAACGCACTTTTTGCAACGGGTATAGTATTATTTGGAATGATAATAATTTTGCTATT